A stretch of the Xylocopa sonorina isolate GNS202 chromosome 12, iyXylSono1_principal, whole genome shotgun sequence genome encodes the following:
- the LOC143430035 gene encoding spondin-1 — protein sequence MIIKSLRDIRGFLLLLAAVTSTSASKCSRVIDGTTMPRSNAEGKYHLFVTLFNRTEMVFSYMPNTRYSVNVEADSMGIIPRKFTRFLITAEPESEDDEAENGVFDLQDETLMRYSENCPNAVMETTMMPKEEISVAWTSPSEGSGCIFIRATIFETPDTWFMDDPNLTQKICQDSRVEADDQGTVLRKCCACEEAKYEVTFEGLWSRNTHPKDFPSKGWLIRFSDVIGASHTVDYRFWEYNGLASSGLRQVAELGSTRKLESELKSQSEHIRTIIKARGISYPNVTGKTFAVFRVDRKHHLMSLVSMIDPSPDWIVGVSGLELCQLNCTWIEHKELNLYPYDAGTDSGITYLSPDSPTEPQERIHRITSTYPNDSRSPFYDPAGLDMKPLARLYLNRQRLYEKICVAAPSDEVDTDIAKPSSNKPSKACKVTPWGPWSSCSVTCGRGNQLRQRYFTDSSASQDKCNVDLYERRSCFGKDPHCNGNGSAILDTKACALEEWSPWSSCTKTCGSGQITRSRNFKNKKRRKECKIVEGSPALQETIPCDNPACADNDSEEVREPSSQEDEDDYNVQRSSGKEDYKEEEPVSEKCPEDRFEPWSLWTPCSSTCGPGLRLRSRFIKKDWDADKDLSLEECKMEQAACVASIPTCNFTKEEAEKICSEPMKKGRCNGNILRTYFDRQSARCRWFSYSGCDANRNNFPTEEDCKKICGDFQKETRTNLSSTVKNYKVSLSSVLSYHIPAQEQRSTKMKRAHHEKLEFKGIQPDSQVMESPDTMENVDCQMSKWSPWSKCVRCSGYSTSKREITVQPRGNGKPCQTRLQRKRRCRKLPQCTMQSDGPGRRINRNQNSQTEDEQISVDCKMAQWSSWSRCTVTCGESSQYRTRTIKIEPVGPRARLCPPLVEYRNCHTIECP from the exons TAAACGTAGAGGCAGACAGCATGGGCATAATACCCCGGAAATTCACGAGGTTTCTGATCACCGCCGAGCCGGAGAGCGAAGACGACGAGGCGGAGAACGGTGTCTTCGATCTCCAAGACGAGACGCTGATGAGATACTCTGAAAATTGTCCAAACGCCGTGATGGAGACCACGATGATGCCCAAGGAAGAGATCAGCGTGGCCTGGACCAGCCCTTCCGAAGGTAGCGGTTGCATATTTATCAG GGCGACGATATTCGAGACGCCCGATACGTGGTTCATGGACGATCCCAACTTGACGCAAAAAATATGTCAGGACTCGAGAGTCGAGGCGGACGACCAGGGGACGGTACTAAGGAAGTGCTGCGCCTGCGAGGAGGCGAAGTACGAAGTTACTTTCGAAGGACTTTGGTCCAGAAATACTCATCCCAAG GATTTTCCCAGCAAAGGTTGGCTCATTCGGTTCTCCGACGTGATTGGAGCATCGCATACAGTCGATTACAGATTCTGGGAGTACAATGGATTAGCCAGCAGCGGTTTGCGACAAGTGGCGGAGCTTGGGTCGACCAGGAAACTAGAGTCTGAATTAAAAAGTCAA AGTGAACACATCAGGACTATAATTAAAGCCAGGGGAATAAGTTACCCCAACGTAACCGGGAAAACTTTCGCAGTCTTCCGTGTTGATCGGAAACACCATCTTATGTCTTTGGTGTCCATGATTGACCCTTCGCCAGATTGGATTGTCGGAGTCTCGGGTTTGGAACTCTGCCAACTGAATTGCACTTGGATCGAGCACAAAGAACTGAATTTGTATCCCTACGATGCTGGTACGGACAGTGGAATAACGTATTTG TCGCCAGATTCACCAACCGAGCCTCAAGAACGCATTCATCGCATAACATCGACCTACCCAAACGATTCGAGGTCTCCGTTCTACGATCCTGCCGGTTTGGACATGAAACCACTCGCCAGGCTCTACTTGAACCGACAGAGGCTGTATGAGAAAATCTGTGTGGCTGCACCGTCAGACGAGGTTGACACAGATATAGCAAAGCCCAGCAGTAATAAACCCTCCA AAGCCTGCAAAGTGACGCCATGGGGTCCTTGGAGCAGTTGTTCCGTGACGTGTGGTCGTGGCAACCAACTCAGACAACGATATTTCACAGACAGTTCTGCATCCCAGGATAAATGCAACGTTGATTTATACGAGAGGAGGTCATGTTTTGGAAAGGATCCTCATTG CAATGGGAACGGCTCAGCAATTTTAGATACAAAGGCGTGTGCGCTGGAGGAGTGGAGCCCCTGGAGTTCCTGCACGAAGACCTGCGGGTCCGGTCAGATAACCAGATCGCGGAACTTTAAGAACAAGAAAAGACGCAAAGAGTGTAAAATCGTTGAAGGTAGCCCAGCATTGCAAGAGACGATCCCGTGCGACAACCCAGCGTGCGCTGACAACGATTCGGAAGAGGTAAGAGAGCCGTCTAGCCAGGAGGACGAGGATGATTACAATGTTCAGCGCAGTAGTGGCAAGGAGGATTACAAGGAAGAGGAACCGGTGTCGGAG AAGTGCCCTGAAGATCGTTTCGAGCCTTGGTCACTGTGGACACCCTGCAGCTCCACTTGTGGCCCTGGTCTCCGACTAAGATCCAGATTCATAAAGAAAGATTGGGACGCTGACAAAGATCTGAGTCTCGAAGAGTGCAAGATGGAACAAGCTGCCTGCGTGGCCAGCATCCCAACCTGCAACTTCACGAAGGAGGAAGCAGAAA AGATCTGCAGCGAGCCGATGAAAAAGGGCCGATGCAATGGTAACATTTTGCGCACGTATTTCGATAGACAGTCTGCCCGATGCCGTTGGTTTAGTTATTCCGGCTGCGATGCAAATCGTAATAATTTCCCAACAGAAGAGGACTGCAAAAAAATTTGCGGCGACTTCCAAA AAGAGACAAGGACAAATTTATCGTCTACGGTGAAAAACTATAAGGTGTCTCTCAGCAGTGTTCTCAGTTATCACATACCTGCGCAGGAGCAACGCAGCACCAAGATGAAACGAGCTCACCATG AGAAATTGGAATTCAAAGGCATACAACCGGATAGCCAAGTGATGGAATCGCCTGACACCATGGAAAACGTCGATTGTCAAATGTCGAAGTGGAGTCCTTGGTCAAAGTGTGTTAGGTGTAGCGGATACTCGACTAGTAAAAGGGAAATTACG GTGCAACCGAGAGGTAATGGTAAACCGTGTCAAACCAGATTACAGCGTAAAAGAAGATGCCGTAAATTGCCACAGTGCA CTATGCAAAGCGATGGACCCGGACGACGTATAAATCGCAATCAAAATTCCCAAACGGAGGATGAACAGA TTTCAGTCGACTGCAAAATGGCACAATGGTCCAGCTGGTCGCGTTGCACGGTCACTTGCGGAGAGTCGTCGCAATATAGGACAAGGACGATCAAAATCGAACCCGTTGGCCCAAGAGCAAGGCTGTGCCCTCCTCTAGTGGAATACAGAAATTGTCACACGATAGAATGCCCATGA